The Hordeum vulgare subsp. vulgare chromosome 4H, MorexV3_pseudomolecules_assembly, whole genome shotgun sequence genomic interval TTGGCAGCATCAGCAATCTGAAGTTTCTGAATATTTTTCATGCAAATTCTTGTGGCTAGGAGGTATAGATATCTGTTGATTTTGAGTTGTCACAATCTTAATTTTGATACGAATATGCATGCCAAGACTATCCTCATCTCTAATTTGGTGGATAAAGCTAAGAGTGCATGTTATTGTAACCTCACCCTCAAGCTCAAGCAAGCACACAAATAGCTCTCCCTAATCAATTTTTATTCTTCCTACCAAAAAAAAAAATTGGTTATCCAGGCTACTCAGTTCCAACCAACGAAGCAACAAAATGTAGCTATCCCTAACGAGGTAGTTGAGGATACCCTTAACCaaccactccccccccccccccccccgcgcaaaCTAAACGGCACCTAATTGATTCTAATTCGCTACAGTAGAGCGGCCAGGTTCTCTAGCCAGTGTTTTAGGTTGGGCGTTGCAATACAAAACATAAAGCTTCTCAGGTGACGTGGCTTTGAGCTCACAATCGCAAGTGGCTGGTCACCTGTTCGAATATTCAAGCATTACATAAAATACCACGTGGCATTTGAAAGAATATTTAAATATTgtaaatattatatatatatataaattttatcaaccaccggtggtagttaccaccacttgcgttttgtatgttgtatggagTATGTATCAAATTAAAAagtatgtatgcgtagtatgtagtatataatcatgtttaggtagtatatatactgtttttttggtagtatgtatcatattttgtgtatgctttTTTTTACATACAAgtatatatgtatttcacaaatataataaaaactatgggttaacttgtaattttttcatgtaactcactttgaaaaatcttgtatataatatataaacataattaaaatgataaattagtatatatactcccgcatggtagtatattgaacaagtggggtaactacccctgggtggtaggatgtatttttcctatatatgtgtgtgtgtgtaaaaatatataaataccACGTTGCATTTGGAAAATGTTCACACATTTCAGCCAGGTAATCCTTCACTGCATTTCAAAATATTCAAGCATTAGAGAAAATAGTACGTGGCATTTCAAAATATTTAAATTCTGTAAAaatatatatgtgtgttattTGAAAATGTATGTTGCATCTGGAAAATGTTCACACATTTCAGGCAGGTAATCCTTCACTGCATTTCAAAATATTCAAGCATTACAGAAAATAATAAGTggcatttcaaaatatatttaaattttgtaaaaatatatatgtgtgcaattttaaaatgtaagttgcatttggaaaatgttcacacatataaaaaatgtttgagacatttcaaaaaatatatatgatGTATTCAAAAAAAAAGTTGAGGAAACGTTACTTTCTGGTCATGTAATTTCTTCTCTATTTTTTTGGTTCATACTGTATAAATGGGACTGACTGGGCTGCCCTTGTATTTTCTTTCGCATCCACCTTACAGCGCAGCCCAATTCGGGTCACATCAACACTCTCGGTTTGGCAAACGAAACCAAGGTCCTTTTAAACTGGGATTGCATAATTCAGGATATAATCGACAGGGATTTTGACATGAGGGTTTGTTTCATCGAACCTCCACAAATTCAGGTTCAAAATAGACTTTGTCCTTTTGATTTCGCGGCAGGTAGTCTGTTGCGAGCACATGCATGCATGACAAGCTAGCGATCGACTGGTACGTAAATAAACACGTCACTCAGCCCACTGTCCTAGTTAGTAGTAGTACAGCCCTTCAATTTTCTTTCCATGCCCAACCGTCCTAGCTCACCATCGTCCTGGGCCGGACATGCATGCGACGTGCATCAGTGCATGCATGGCACCCTCACCGCACATGCCGTCACCTATGCTGTCGACAGAGACCAGCGCCTACTACAAAACGGCTCACCAGTAGCTAGCTAAAGCATgaaacacttgaagcacaacataTCATCCATTACATTCCGGTCAAATATGCTGCCTTACGCGACGGCGGCGCAGGCGGAGGCGGCGCTAGGTCGCGCCATGACGCGCGCCGAGGCGGCCTGGCTCCGCTACTCGGCGTCCCTGCCCGACCACCTGCTCTACTGCCACAATGTCgccatcctcctcctcgtctacACCCTCGCGCCGCTCCCTCTCGCGCTGCTCGAGCTCcgcgcccgcgccgccgccgtgaTGAGGCCGTCGATGTACAAGCTGCAGCCACGGGCGCAGCTCTCCCCCGGAGAGTTCCTGCGCTGCTACCTGCAGACCgggcgcgtcctgctcctcaccGTCGGCACGCTCAGCCTCGTCTCCTACCCGGCCGTCAAGATGGCCGGCATCCGGACGGGTCTGCCGCTGCCGTCGGCTGGGGAGGTGGCGGCACAGATGCTGGTCTACCTGTTGGTGGAGGACTACCTCGGCTACTGGATCCACAGGCTACTGCACACCAGGTGGGGCTACGACCACATCCACCATGTTCACCACGAGTTCACTGCGCCCTTCGGCTACGCCGCGCCCTACGCGCACTGGGCCGAGGTCCTCATCCTCGGCGTCCCCGCCTTCACCGGCCCCGCCATCGTGCCCTGCCACATGACCACCCTCTGGCTCTGGTTCGTCCTACGCCACCTAGAGGCCATCGACATCCACAGCGGGTAAATTAACCAAGACCAAGACCATTCAACAACAATTAATTAAGCCCATCGCAAAAATGGTAAATGCTGACGGCGTACTTGAGGAGAATGCAGGTTCAAATTTCCATTCAACCCAACAAAGCTTATCCCATTCTATGGAGGGGCCGAACACCATGACTACCATCACCGTGTAGGTGGTCAGAGCCAGAGCAACTTCTCTTCTGTTTTCACCTTCTGCGACTATTTGTATGGGACTGATAAAGTAAGATTACTATTTCTAATTATTCCTTCCTATCCATATTAACTGTTGTTGATTTAATATAAAGTTTATCAACGACAATTAATACGGATAGGAGGGAGTGGCAGCATCACCTCTActctaaaataaaaaaatgacattttatttattttttcaggGCTACCGGTACCATAAGGCAAGCCTAGAAAAGGTACGATGCCATTTTCTTCATCATCTTTCCTAAACAAGCATTATATATTAACAGAGATTTACTAACTACTAATAAAGAGGGGTTATTATTGGTGCGGTCGCTAGAATATGTAGGTCTAAAAAATTGGTTAAGTGGTGCCGTGGTGGTGGTAATTATAGCTATTTCAATTGAAATTGTATTCACTCTTTGTTCCTTTTTTTATGTGGCCAGGCTTCCTGAAAGGGGATAATAAGACTAGATTGCAGAAAGGTGTGTAAGAGCTGATGAAGGTTGTGGCAACTCTGGCAGGGCAGATGACTGAAGCTTGTTTTTTTGGTCATTCTGGAGTTGACATCCTTGTTGACGCCTAGGCCACTGTCTACCTTGATTCgttatttttgtgtgtgcaaattgTCGAGTCTAGTTTAATATTCTAGTTATTTATTGTGTCTcatgttgaactcttcggttgttattgttagtatggTGGTAGCAACTTATTATCTCGTAGCGCGGGTTTCAATGGGGAGCACTTGCAGTGGAATTCCTACCAATGCCCCAAGTCATTGCTCTCTTTCCTTGCCCATATTTGTAACACTCTACTCCAGTAATGACATactattttttctaaaaaaaagtaaTGACATACTAATGATGCCAGGTCATTAAGTTTAACTAAACCATATTGTCATTTGATAAAAATCAAAGTtaattttcaaatttaaaataaattaaaatgattaTTTCTTTAAACATAAAAAAATATATTCATAATGTTATAATTGTTTCCTGAGTAATTGTGGGGTAGAAATGAACATTTATAAAATGTTTGAGTGCCCTaaaataattaaaacagaaaccgtAACAATAATTTAAATGTTTTTAAATGATAAAAATTGGAAACTAATTTATTTAAATCTGAAACTTTTTGTAGCAGTGCTCAATATTCCCTACTATTTCTTTTGGTCAGATCCACatttttgcaaagacatttcatgactaaaaataaatacaaacaactactggaaaaagagaaaagcgcataaattataaaagaaaaggaaaggaaaagacTCCCTCTTCCTCTGGGCCTTGGCCCACTTCACATGCCTGGTCCAACTCCCTCTCCCTCCTTGAACGTCCATTCACGTGAGGCATGCTGGATGCCGGGAGCGTGTCCACCACGCCGATGGCCACATGACGGTCATCCGGCGGCACCCCGGCGCCCTCAAGACGCCTACAAGCCCCTTGGTCCCTCGCGAACCCTAGCCCCCCACTTTCCCCACTCCCTCCCTGCTCCCTTCCGCCCCCCATGAAccgccaccaccatcgccatgCCCTTCGTCGTCCTCATACCCACTGCCGTCCCCGCGTCGAGCTATGATATCCAGAAGGACCGCTGTGAACGTCTTCGTCGCCTGCGCCCTCAAGATCTAGCCGCAGGGCCTCGGACCACTCGATCGGCATCGCCTTCAACCTCTGACCACTGCGACGCTATCAACGAGTTCATCGCCGCCACTGCAGCGTGCAGCCCCGACCCCCTCGACCTCCTATTCCGACTCGCTGTAAGCTGCGCTACGATTTCCCTCCAATTTAAGTCTTGCGCGAGTTGTCTAGCTGCCATCGACATTGCTCTCTGCTCCCGTCGCTGCTTTTGGTCGTCGTCGCAACCACAACAAGCCCGACTCGTCCCCGAGCATGCAGGCGTGCTCATAGTCTTCCTTGGAACCCAACGCCACGCCCATTCGTTTCTCTGTGCCCCCTATCACCGGATTTGTCCGCGCCCATGCTCCGGCCGCCGTCGAAGCTCATCGCCGGCGCTGATTTCGACCTCCGCAGCTCGCGCGGTTGGCTCTATTAGATGTGTCACGTCTCACTCGTCATTTAGGTGGTCGTGGGCGACCATTTGGTCGCGTGTGCGGCATTTTCACGCGATGCCGCCCTCTTTGGTTTTCGCCGGAGCTGCACCGACGCGCGCCATCGATTTAACTCCAATGGGTCCTGCTTGTCAACTCGTTAGCAGCTATACCCCGACCCTAACCGTCACTACTAGGTGGGCCAGCTACTGTAGCAATTAACTTAAGCTAGCTAAATCTGTCAATTTGACAGGTTGGCCCCATCTGCTAATAAACCTAATTAGGATTAGTTAAAGTAGCTGTGACACCACCCACTCGGTCCCGCTAGacccagttgaccagtcaacctgCTGACTAGGCTAGCCCCTATTAATGGGAGGTGGGTCCCTCTTAACCCAGTTGACTGGACTGGTCAATCGTTAGCCCGCTAACTCAGCAggttggtcccacatgtcagcCACACATGCACATCTTTAGGTACACATAATCTTAAATTATTTTGTAATTCAAATAAATTCGGAAATTTAAAAATTTCTTTACATCTTTGAAAATCCATACAAAATAATCTATATGTGAGATGCAAATAatttatataggaaagttgctcaAAAATATAGTGAATCCGAATATGTTGTTCATTCATCTCTCACATACCTCTAGCATGATAAACATGGAATTTTCCCCTTTGAATTTTTCCTCCGATAAATGCCAAAGACCCGTCAAATACCCTCAGATATTTTCccgtcatatttaatgtacaattgaccaaataattgggtgtcaaaagctttgatccacctctcgtgaaaaagactaaTTTCTGCCGATTTAGCTCGaagtgggtcaaatttgaactgcagctgcattatagttttctctttatttttccaaaaaataaTTTCTAGATACATACGTATCTATTTAATTATAgacaaacaaaaaaattccaagatttagccactagctaggaacggtcattccTGTTGTTTTGACCACGTTTTCAAATGGAtatgaaaaattaaaaacaattcAAAAAATTGGAAAATCTTCGCATTGTGtaattatatgtgaccaagttatgaTAAAAATATAATAAACTGgttatacgacaattatttttaaaaattgatCTCAGAGAATAAGTTATCATGTgtgttcatggctttcaagccaaatgatcaatcttatggccacattcatggcatagtttgttcaaataaaCTAATATTGTGTGCAATGGTGCATATTATAATGTCAAACAATGTTGTCTAAgaatttttcattttccttgcacAAAAATTCATttcccatttttcaagtgcctaaAATGAgtatttttgtgaaggacctaccatatatatgttgcaaaattggaccaaatcacttttgtaaaatactaagccatatttaatgtacaattgaccaaatagtTGGGTCTCAAAAGcacttatccacctctcgtggaaAAGATAAATTTCTATCGATTCAGCTAGAAGCGGGTCAAGTTTGAACTacaactgcattatagtttgctctttatttttctcaaaaatcatttataggtacataattaTCCATTTAATCAGAGATAGATGGTGTGGTGGCAAGACTCCAGGTTTGGAAGGTGTCCGAGggtcccaactccagagcgcgcaAACTGGCATGCCGACCGCGTGACCTTGGCGTTGCCACGTGTTCTGGGCGGCCTAGGCATGTTGATGTGTCGAACACTCCTCCGCTAGGTTTTAGGAAGAATAATATAACAGAACAATCTTATAAGGAGacggaactaagctcaaacatgaattaacagccaagtgtttgattagcggttagggaaattgtgacagcccgagaccgacgttccagaagattcccctctctttccgttttcgtcgtgtgtctatttttatttgtcgcatcatcgtcgcatcatgcacatcatctgcattgcatccgcatctccgttgccgcccgttttcaaaacttgcatccgttgttggttgtcggttcacgtcgttgtccgttccgtgtccgaccacactcgcacgcgcccgcggcattgttcgaaaccctgttttaaaaagtgtgcgtaaaactttctctgatcgggttgagatttgacgtgcggtcttattctaATATAGctcggccgcctgtcaagttccgtcgcgatcggagttcgtctggtacccgaacggtcgaccgtagcggcaccgtattcggtctaccgtcggacgtctgtcggtgttttaaaaattgttgccgcgccgcctgtttttccctctcgtcttcggtaaaccaccctacccggccacgtacccattcccgcgtgcggaatcgtccgaatccgaccccgcggttggatccagaacgcgattccggttaaccgagccccccatttgtatataaatagaccctcctattattttgggaCAACCTACCCTCCTCCACCTCGATATTCGTGCAAATCCTAGCCTCCACATTCTCCAGCTAACCCTCAGATCCGATTTGAGCGATCTGGACCGTCGGATCGAAGATCCAACGGCCTAGATCCGCCCCATGCCAACCCTTCTCTTCCCCGAGCTCCTCTGCTCCTCGCCAGGGtgccctcgtcgccggtagccgccGCCTGCCCGGGGTGGGCCTCACCGATGCAGCCCCCTGCCAGGCTCGCCGCGCCTCCTGGCAGCTCCAGGCCGCCGGACACGGCCActgcccgagccaggaacctcgcCGCGTCTTCCCCGCCGCTGATCTGCTCGCCCGGTCGCCGGCTCGAGCCGCCACCGGCGGGAACGGGTCTGGCCGCCCCGGATCCGCCCAGATCCATCGCCTCCCGGCCCTCCCCGCGCCTTGGCCGGCCGCCCTTgcctccggccgccgcctccatGCTGCGTGCAGCCTATGCACGAGGAGGACAACGACTCGCCCGACGCCAGCGCCAGCGCCAGCGCCGCGTCGGCCCAGCGCGCCTCCTGCTCGCCCCAAGGAGCGCCCCGAGGCCCACCTCTCCTACGCCTCGGCCCAAGCCAGCAGCGCCAGCAGCCGGCCCAGATCCGCTACTGACCAGTCCGAGGCCTGCTAAGGTgagcagcccccgagccctctatTTCACCCCGTGCACTGTTCTGCTATATTGCGCCCCAGCTCGGCCCGTTAGATATTTAGGTTATTTACGGGTTAGTTAAATTTCAGGAAGTAGACGATATTAAACgtacgtatcttttaatccgtatgtcgaatcgcgatgagttgtatatgcttttcgtgtagttttacgcgtagaacccgtttataaaacttgcataatttttTGGCATAGTTTAACGTGCCTTATGGAtagattagcgtgctgtcccaataggatttagtccgtatttaattttcgcgcaagtccggattgatcgtatgccgtagattaaatgtccatgttttaggaaccatttttccatgcattttagagcgggcactcgtattttttgcgtgtaggatttgccggtaatttattctcccgcgtataggttatttttctcgcatttatgtgcggcattattttgtgttgcaaaccccacatattttatatgttttcggggtagaaaaatcccatggagttttctgtgcaattagttttagctttcgagtaagttagttcg includes:
- the LOC123450831 gene encoding very-long-chain aldehyde decarbonylase GL1-10-like yields the protein MLPYATAAQAEAALGRAMTRAEAAWLRYSASLPDHLLYCHNVAILLLVYTLAPLPLALLELRARAAAVMRPSMYKLQPRAQLSPGEFLRCYLQTGRVLLLTVGTLSLVSYPAVKMAGIRTGLPLPSAGEVAAQMLVYLLVEDYLGYWIHRLLHTRWGYDHIHHVHHEFTAPFGYAAPYAHWAEVLILGVPAFTGPAIVPCHMTTLWLWFVLRHLEAIDIHSGFKFPFNPTKLIPFYGGAEHHDYHHRVGGQSQSNFSSVFTFCDYLYGTDKGYRYHKASLEKAS